From the genome of Phyllostomus discolor isolate MPI-MPIP mPhyDis1 chromosome 12, mPhyDis1.pri.v3, whole genome shotgun sequence, one region includes:
- the NANOS2 gene encoding nanos homolog 2, whose product MQLPPFDMWKDYFNLSQVVLALIQSRGQRPETQGIRESRPEPQLGQDPGLGELGASGGPGPLCNFCKHNGESRHVYSSHQLKTPEGVVVCPILRHYVCPLCGATGGQAHTLKYCPLNGGHQSLYRRSGRNSAGRKVKR is encoded by the coding sequence ATGCAGCTGCCACCCTTCGACATGTGGAAGGACTACTTCAACCTGAGCCAGGTGGTGTTGGCACTGATCCAGAGTCGGGGGCAAAGGCCAGAGACCCAAGGTATCAGGGAGTCGAGACCCGAGCCCCAGCTGGGGCAGGACCCCGGGCTGGGAGAGTTGGGGGCCAGCGGGGGCCCGGGCCCCTTGTGCAACTTCTGCAAGCACAATGGAGAGTCCCGCCACGTCTACTCCTCGCACCAGCTGAAGACCCCGGAGGGCGTGGTGGTGTGCCCCATCCTGCGGCACTACGTGTGTCCCCTGTGCGGGGCCACCGGGGGCCAGGCCCACACGCTCAAGTACTGCCCGCTCAACGGTGGCCACCAGTCTCTCTACCGCCGCAGTGGGCGGAACTCGGCTGGCCGCAAGGTCAAGCGCTGA